The DNA sequence AGGAAATAGATAGTAATGGTCTTAATAACATTCAGGATAGAAGTATTTATGAAGATGTAGAAATTTTTGCTAGAAATTTATACGATAATAAAAAAATGACTAAAAGGGATTATATAACATACAGGGATTTATTTAATGATATGGTCCCTCATCTTAGAAGACCTGATTTAATGATTTATTTAGATGGATCAATAGATACTATAATAAGTAGAATAAATCTTAGAGGAAGGGATATGGAGAAAGCTGTAGATTTAGACTATTGGGTTAATCTACACAATAGATATGAAAATTGGATAAGAGAATATGATCAATCTCCTGTTCTTTATGTCAACATAAACGAAGTTGATTTAGTAAATAAACCAGA is a window from the Paraclostridium sordellii genome containing:
- a CDS encoding deoxynucleoside kinase, with translation MFKLVNQCNKPLNRDLFITVAGNVGAGKSTLTKLVGEKLGFETHYEQVDENPYLEDFYKDQNKWGFHLQLYFLAQRFKQQKEIDSNGLNNIQDRSIYEDVEIFARNLYDNKKMTKRDYITYRDLFNDMVPHLRRPDLMIYLDGSIDTIISRINLRGRDMEKAVDLDYWVNLHNRYENWIREYDQSPVLYVNINEVDLVNKPEHLDLLCDEIKRLLNI